A single window of Ovis aries strain OAR_USU_Benz2616 breed Rambouillet chromosome 24, ARS-UI_Ramb_v3.0, whole genome shotgun sequence DNA harbors:
- the GNB2 gene encoding guanine nucleotide-binding protein G(I)/G(S)/G(T) subunit beta-2, protein MSELEQLRQEAEQLRNQIRDARKACGDSTLTQITAGLDPVGRIQMRTRRTLRGHLAKIYAMHWGTDSRLLVSASQDGKLIIWDSYTTNKVHAIPLRSSWVMTCAYAPSGNFVACGGLDNICSIYSLKTREGNVRVSRELPGHTGYLSCCRFLDDNQIITSSGDTTCALWDIETGQQTVGFAGHSGDVMSLSLAPDGRTFVSGACDASIKLWDVRDSMCRQTFIGHESDINAVAFFPNGYAFTTGSDDATCRLFDLRADQELLMYSHDNIICGITSVAFSRSGRLLLAGYDDFNCNIWDAMKGDRAGVLAGHDNRVSCLGVTDDGMAVATGSWDSFLKIWN, encoded by the exons ATGAGTGAGCTGGAGCAACTGAGACAGGAGGCCGAGCAGCTCCGGAACCAGATCCGG GATGCCCGAAAAGCATGTGGGGATTCAACACTGACCCAG ATCACAGCTGGGCTGGACCCAGTGGGGAGAATCCAGATGAGGACACGGAGGACCCTCCGTGGGCACCTGGCCAAAATTTATGCCATGCACTGGGGGACAGACTCAAG GCTGCTGGTCAGCGCCTCCCAGGACGGCAAGCTCATCATCTGGGACAGCTACACCACCAACAAG GTCCACGCCATCCCGCTGCGCTCCTCCTGGGTCATGACCTGTGCCTACGCGCCCTCAGGGAACTTCGTGGCCTGCGGGGGACTGGACAACATCTGCTCCATTTACAGCCTCAAGACCCGTGAGGGCAACGTCAGGGTCAGCCGGGAGCTGCCTGGCCACACCG GGTACCTGTCGTGCTGCCGCTTCCTGGATGACAACCAAATCATCACCAGCTCTGGGGACACCACCTG TGCCCTGTGGGACATTGAGACCGGCCAGCAGACGGTGGGCTTTGCTGGACACAGTGGGGATGTGATGTCCCTGTCCCTGGCCCCCGACGGCCGCACCTTTGTGTCAGGCGCCTGCGACGCCTCCATCAAGCTGTGGGACGTGCGGGACTCCATGTGCCGACAGACCTTCATTGGCCACGAATCCGACATCAACGCCGTGGCT TTCTTCCCCAACGGTTACGCCTTCACCACGGGCTCTGATGACGCCACATGCCGCCTCTTTGACTTGCGGGCTGACCAGGAGCTCCTCATGTATTCGCACGACAACATCATCTGCGGCATCACCTCTGTTGCCTTCTCGCGCAGCGGCAGGCTGCTGCTTGCGGGCTACGATGACTTCAACTGCAACATCTGGGATGCCATGAAGGGCGACCGCGCAG GTGTTCTCGCTGGCCACGACAACCGTGTGAGCTGTCTCGGGGTCACTGACGATGGCATGGCTGTAGCCACAGGCTCCTGGGACTCCTTCCTCAAGATCTGGAACTAA